The Mycolicibacterium insubricum DNA segment CGACCCGATCCCGCAACCCAGCAGTAGTCACCACCGCCACCGGACCCGCATCACCAAACACAAACCCGACCCGCTCATCCGGGTGCCCCGGATCAACAGGCACATACGCCGCACCGGTCTTCAAAACAGCCAGAATCGCAGTGATCGCATCAGCCGAACGCGGCAACAACAACCCCACCCGCGCACCCGGACCAGCACCACGAGCAATCAGCACATGCGCCAACCGATTCGACGCCTCATCAAGGCCCCGATACGACACCGACACACCGTCAAAACGCAACGCCACCGCATCCGGACCCGCCACAACCTGACGGGCAAACAACCCCGAAATCGACACCCCACTAGAAGAAACCGGGGTGCCCAACACCGCCCGATTACCCCATGACTCCAGCTGCTCGCACTCACCCCCGCGTAAGGTGTCAAACGACGACAGCGAGCGGTCCGGGTCGTCTGCCATCGCCCGCACGATGTGCTGCAACCGGTCTGCGAGGTCCGCCACCTCGAAGTCGGCGAATGGTTGGCCCGCACCCGCGGTGCTGAGAATCAGCTCGTCGCCGGAGCCGAGGAAGAAGAGACCGAAATGTCCCAACGGCCCGTGGTTGGTGTAACTAGCGGTAACAGGTGTGCCGGCCAGATCCAGGGTGAGTCTGCCCGGGATGAAGTTGACTGCGACCCGATTGGTGACATGCGAGAATCCGGAATGACCGCCCTGTGCACTTTCTAGCGTGTGTACGGGAAACCGCTGGTGCTGGAGCAGTTCCCGGATCCGAGCATCGACGTGTCGGCACAGTTCGGCCACCGTGCAGTCCGGTGGCGTCTTCAGTACCAATGGCACAACTCCGGCGAACATGCCGGGCAGCGTCTTGGTTTCCTGACGCACCCGCCTGCTGACCGGGAAGTCGAGGGCGACTTCGGAAGTGTTAGCTGACCAGGCCCGCACCAATAGCGCACACGCCGCGGTGATCACCGAGTAGCGCCGGACTCGCAGACTCTTGTTCAGCTCACCGATCTTCTTGATTACAACGGAGTCCAGTTGCGCGGTGGCAGAGGACGAGTACGCATCCCGGCTGCCCGCGGAGCCGGACAGCCGGGCGTCCAACCCGCTGTCCGGAGGAAGATTGGCGCTCCAGTACGCCCGATCCTCTTGATAATCGTCCGATGCTTCGTATTCCGCCTCGGCATCGACAACGTCTCGCAATGATCCGAAAGCACTTGTTGGGATAGGCTTGCCTAATGCGAGGGCGGTGTAAACAGATGCGATCCGACGGCTCACCAAGGCCATGCTGAGTCCGTCTACCGCCATATGATGCCCCAGGCCAAATAGATAAAATTCGTCGGGCTGCGTTTGAAACAGCGCGAATTTAATCAACGGTCCCGACAATGACATCGGCACGGATTGAATTGAGGCCGCCAATTCGCGAACATCACGCGCTGGATCTTCCGATCCAGTTAGATCGTGCAGGTCCAGCTTCAAATCAGCATAGTCGAATGCCTTTTGACGGACCTCGCCCCCGGATTCGAAAAATACGGCCCGGCCAGGTTCGGCGTCGCTCAATGCCTGCCGAATCGCCAGTTCGAGCAGATCGTGCTTAACTGGGCCGTCGATCTTGCCGAGCAGGCCAAGCTGCCATTCAGTGCCTACCAAACCGGTCTGCTGCGACAGCCAGATGTCCAGCTGTCCCCGCGTCAACGGTTGGAATTCTCCCCCTGATTCCACCCCGTATCCCCCTTTATTTTGTTAGGCCCCAGTGGCTCCGGCACGCTCTAGTCTGTCGCGCAAGGACTTTGGTCGAATATCCGGCCAGTTCTGTTCGATGAATTCCAAGCAGGCGGCACGATCGGCTTCCCCGAATACCGAACGCCAGCCCGCCGGAACATCCGCGAAGCTCGGCCACAGGCTGTGCTGCTCTTCGTCATTCATCAGGACAATGAACCTGCCATTGTCATCATCAAATGGATTAACCGCCATATCCCATATCCCTCCCTAAGCGATGGGACCGTCACTCTATCGAAGCCTAGCGGAGCCCGGAGCAATGATCAATACCTGTGGATGAGCCTCGGTGTGGGGGCGTGAAAATGGGCGCACCTTCCCGAGGATGATCATTACGGAATCAGGTATTCGATCAAGACCGGCGTTGGCGCGCTGGTTGGGAAGGTACGCCCATGCTCACCGTAGTTCACGATGGCCAGGAGACCAACGACGAAACCGGCGGACGCTCATTGCTCGATGAGATCGTTCGCGACGGCGCTCGGCAGATGCTGGCCACGGCGTTGCAGGCTGAGGTCGCTGCCTACGTGGCTCAGTACGCCGACCAGCTTGATGACAACGGTCACCGACTGGTGGTGCGCAACGGCTACCACCAAGCCCGTGAGGTGCTGACCGCGGCCGGCGCAGTCGAGGTGAAAGCTCCGCGGGTCAACGACCGCCGCCTCGACCTGGACACGGGCGAACGCAAGCGGTTCTCCTCCGCGATCCTGCCGGCCTGGGCGCGCAAGTCTCCGCAGATGAGTGAGGTCCTGCCGCTGCTGTACCTGCATGGCTTGTCGACCAGCGATTTCACCCCGGCCCTGGAGCAGTTCCTCGGCTCCGGTGCCGGGCTGTCGGCATCCACGATCACCCGGCTGACGTCGCAGTGGCAAGACGAGGCCGCCGCGTTCGGTCGCCGCGATCTGTCGGGCACCGACTACGTCTACCTGTGGGTTGACGGCATCCATCTCAAGGTCCGTCTGGACCAGGAGAAGCTGTGCCTGCTGGTGATGCTCGGTGTGCGCGCCGACGGGCGCAAGGAACTGGTGGCGATCAGCGACGGCTACCGTGAATCGGCCGAGTCGTGGGCCGATCTGCTGCGCGACTGCAAACGGCGCGGCATGACCGCCCCCGTGCTCGCCGTCGGTGACGGTGCGCTCGGGTTCTGGAAAGCGGTGCGTGAGGTGTTCCCGGCCACCAAAGAGCAGCGGTGCTGGTTCCACAAGCAGGCTAATGTTCTTGCCGCACTGCCGAAATCAGCACACCCGTCGGCCCTGGCGGCACTCAAGGAGATCTACAACGCCGAGGATATCGACAAGGCCCAGCTCGCGGTGAAAGCGTTCGAGGTCGATTTCGGCGCCAAGTACCCCAAGGCGGTCGCCAAGATCACCGACGACCTCGATGTGCTGCTGGAGTTCTTCAAGTACCCGGCCGAACATTGGATCCACCTGCGTACGACCAATCCGATCGAAAGCACCTTCGCCACAGTGCGTTTGAGGACCAAGGTGACCAAGGGGCCGGGATCGCGGGTGGCCGGTCTGGCCATGGCCTACAAGCTGATCGATGCCGCCGCGGCCCGTTGGCGGGCTGTCAACGCCCCGCACCTGGTTGCCCTGGTGCGCGCTGGCGCGGCCTTCCACAAAGGCAAGCTGCTTGAGCGTCCCGCCGACATCACGCCGCAGACACCGCCCTCAGACGACGATCAGCACGCCGGGACGGAGGTCGCCTGAAACACCCCGATCCACAGGTATTGACAATTCCTCCGGAGCCCGCAGACGGAACCCATCGTTCGTACGAAAAATGTTTGCAATTGCAACATGTTCTCGTTATTGATTTGATTGCATATGCAACCGTTACCGCCGAGTATTGTTTGCATTCGCAAGGGGGTACGGCGGCGAAATGGCGGGTGAACCGCTGGTCAGCGGCATCCCAGTCCCCGTAACTCGAATTACCGTGTGCTACTGGGGAACTTTGGTCCAGGTGCCCGCGTCGCCGACGATGCCGACCGGAACCGCACCCGTCAGGCTCACGCCCTGTACCGACGGGCCGGCCGCGACGATGGTGGTGTCCTGGATGATCGGCAGCACCACCGACAGGTCCCACAGCTTCGGCTCCACGGCCGCCAGCACCTCGTCCAAGCTGCCCGAACCGCGCAGCGCAGCCTCGATGCTGGGCTGAATGTCGTGATCGCAGATCTGGGTCAGGTTCGACGGCGCCTGCACCAGCTCCCCCGGTGACGGCGCGGGCACCGAGGCACTGGTCTGCGCGGTCGCTGTCGTTGTACTGGGAGTGTGCTGGGAGACAGTGGTTTTCGGTGTTGGCGTGGTCTTCGGCGCCGAGGTTGCCGTCGTCGTCGAGACCGGGCTGGTCGTCATCTGCGGTGCCCCGGAGGTGACCACGGTCGTTGTCTCCAGTGACCGGCAGCCGTACCGCGACGCCAGTGACGTCGCCAGGTCCCCGCCGGCGGCATGCCAGCCCATGATCGCGTCGACCCGGTTGTTCACCAGTGCGTCCCCGTAGAGCGCCACTGGGTCCAGCGCCGACACCGAGGCGTCGATCCCGACGTTGCGCAGCTGGTCGGCCGCGGTGTTGGCCACCGCCACCGCCGTCGGGTCGTTGGCCGCCGCCCCGATCACCAGCGTCAGCTGCTTGCCGTCCTTACTGATGGTGCCGCGCGTCGGCGTCGCCCCCGGCTCGGCCGGCTTGGACTCGTTGGTCACCGTGTAGCCGGCCTTGGCCAGCAGCTCGAGTGCCGCCGGCTTGCCGATCTTGGGCGGCGCGGTCGGCACGTAACCCGGATCCGAGGGCGAGCGCACCTGTGCCTGCGCCAGTGTCACCGTGTTGTCGCTGCCGGCGCCGACGGCGGCCAGCAGGTCGGTGTCCAGCAGCCCCATGATCGCCTTGCGCACCAACAGGTCGTCGAGATGCGGCTGACCGCCGCGCAGGGTCAGCTGCATGACCCGCGGTGTCACGATGCGGTTGGTCCGCACATCCGGGATGGCCGAGAGCTGCGCGAACGCCGCCGCCCCGCCGTGCACCTGGGCGACCTGGGTGTCCCCGATGCGGATCGAATCGGCCAGCGCCGCCGTCGCACCGGCGCGGCGGAACAGGATCAGGTCCGGCACCGCGGGCGGCCCCCAGTACCGGTCGTTGCGGGCCAGCAGGATCTCGTCACGCTGCGGGTCGATGGTCTCCACCCGGAACTGGCCGCCGGTCACCGGCATCACCCGGGCCAGCCCCGCGCCGAAGCCGCCCGGAATGTCCTTGACGATGTGGGCCGGCAGCAGGTCGGCGAACAGCTCGCGCCACGCCGGATAGGGCTGGGAGAACGTCACCACCGCGGTCTTTCCGCCCTCGATGGACTGCACCCCGGTGATCAGGTCATAGCCCGACGGGTCGACCACCCCGGGCTGGCTGACCATCTGGCGCCACAGGTACCAGAAGTCGTCGGCCACAATCGGGGCGTTGTCGGTCCAGGACGCCTCGGGGCGGATCTTGTAGGTCACCGTGAAAGGTTCCTGCGAGGTCACCTCCGCCGACACCAGCAACGTCGGGTCCATCTCCCAGCGCGACCCGGTCGACGTCTTGGGGTCCGGGATCGGCCGGAACGCACTGGGCAGCACCAGGGCGCTGATCGCGGCGCTGACCGGTGACTGGTCGGACAGCAGATGCGGATTGAACCCCGGCCCGATGTTGTCGATACCGACGATGATCTGCGTAGCCTTGGGCTTCGGGGTGGCCGTGCTCACCGGCGTATCGGTGCTCTGCGGGGCCGGCGGCGGGTTGACGGTGCACCCGACCAGCAGCGCCACCGACACCATCGCCGCGGCTCCACGAGCGCGGCGGGCGACGTTTGGCACGGCTATCAGGGTATCGGCACCGCGGCGGGCCCCCCGACCTGGAGGTACCGGCCGTCGCGGCGGCTCGCAGCGGGACACCGACGGGTCCGCTACGCCTTGGCGGCCTG contains these protein-coding regions:
- a CDS encoding MbtH family protein, with translation MAVNPFDDDNGRFIVLMNDEEQHSLWPSFADVPAGWRSVFGEADRAACLEFIEQNWPDIRPKSLRDRLERAGATGA
- a CDS encoding IS256 family transposase, coding for MLTVVHDGQETNDETGGRSLLDEIVRDGARQMLATALQAEVAAYVAQYADQLDDNGHRLVVRNGYHQAREVLTAAGAVEVKAPRVNDRRLDLDTGERKRFSSAILPAWARKSPQMSEVLPLLYLHGLSTSDFTPALEQFLGSGAGLSASTITRLTSQWQDEAAAFGRRDLSGTDYVYLWVDGIHLKVRLDQEKLCLLVMLGVRADGRKELVAISDGYRESAESWADLLRDCKRRGMTAPVLAVGDGALGFWKAVREVFPATKEQRCWFHKQANVLAALPKSAHPSALAALKEIYNAEDIDKAQLAVKAFEVDFGAKYPKAVAKITDDLDVLLEFFKYPAEHWIHLRTTNPIESTFATVRLRTKVTKGPGSRVAGLAMAYKLIDAAAARWRAVNAPHLVALVRAGAAFHKGKLLERPADITPQTPPSDDDQHAGTEVA
- a CDS encoding ABC transporter family substrate-binding protein — encoded protein: MAVPNVARRARGAAAMVSVALLVGCTVNPPPAPQSTDTPVSTATPKPKATQIIVGIDNIGPGFNPHLLSDQSPVSAAISALVLPSAFRPIPDPKTSTGSRWEMDPTLLVSAEVTSQEPFTVTYKIRPEASWTDNAPIVADDFWYLWRQMVSQPGVVDPSGYDLITGVQSIEGGKTAVVTFSQPYPAWRELFADLLPAHIVKDIPGGFGAGLARVMPVTGGQFRVETIDPQRDEILLARNDRYWGPPAVPDLILFRRAGATAALADSIRIGDTQVAQVHGGAAAFAQLSAIPDVRTNRIVTPRVMQLTLRGGQPHLDDLLVRKAIMGLLDTDLLAAVGAGSDNTVTLAQAQVRSPSDPGYVPTAPPKIGKPAALELLAKAGYTVTNESKPAEPGATPTRGTISKDGKQLTLVIGAAANDPTAVAVANTAADQLRNVGIDASVSALDPVALYGDALVNNRVDAIMGWHAAGGDLATSLASRYGCRSLETTTVVTSGAPQMTTSPVSTTTATSAPKTTPTPKTTVSQHTPSTTTATAQTSASVPAPSPGELVQAPSNLTQICDHDIQPSIEAALRGSGSLDEVLAAVEPKLWDLSVVLPIIQDTTIVAAGPSVQGVSLTGAVPVGIVGDAGTWTKVPQ